The sequence below is a genomic window from Chitinivibrionales bacterium.
AAGAAAATCCATATACCCTTCAACAATCAAAACATAATCCAGTTCTTTGATTGCATTCCGGGCTTTGTCTATTCCATATAAAAATCTACTTTTGCGATAAACAGGTGTTTCAGGTGAATTGAGATACTTCGGCATGGTTTCATTATCCATACTCCTGCCCGCAAATCCAACAGGTTTTCCGGTAATGTCGGTGAGGGGAAAGATAATCCGATTACGGAAGCGATCATAGGCCTGCGATCCTTCCGATTTGCTCGATGCAAGCCCACAGGCCAGAAGTGCAGACTCCGATACCCCCCGTGATACGGCAAAATCAGCAAATGACCGCCACCCGGGCGGAGCATACCCTAATTTGAATTCTCTGACCACCTCAGCGGTGAGCCCACGTTTTTTGAAAAATTCAACAGCCTGAGGATTACTTTTAATCCGGCTGTAATAAAACCGCATCGCCGTTTCATTTAATGCAAGCATTTCTGTTTTTGAGGGAAATTTTGGGCTCTGTTGAACTGAAGGTGAATGACGCTCCGGAAGCGCAACACCGGCTTCATCGGCAAGCTGCCTGAGCGCTTCAGGGAATGTAAGTCCATCTATCTCCATAAGAAAAGAGAAGATGTCGCCGCCCTTGCCGCACCCGAAACAGTGATAAATGCCTTTATCGGAATTAACATTGAACGAAGGATCTTTGTCCTTATGAAAGGGACAGAGTCCTTTCATATTCCTCCCGGCAGACCTCAATTTGACATAGCGGCCGATAAAAGCCGCAATATCGATCCTGCTGCGGATCTCTTCCTTTACCTGATCATCATATGGAGAATGAACTGCATTCATTGAGCGTATAACCGGAAACTCTCGAACCGTCTCAGCAATTTAAAAAAATTTGAATTAACAATTAACTGCAGCGCTGTGACAAAGCTTAAAATACCTGATAAAATGTGTAAATTCAAAATAGTATATTTGCTTTAGTGTATATCTACTATATGCCGGGTAACACATTTAATTACAAGGAGAGTTCATGGTATTTGGAAAAAGCATATCTTTTCAGACAAAAGGTGATTCGGATATCCGAAACATCACCAGTGAAATAGAGGATATTGTTCGTGAATCATCTATCACCGAAGGCCTGGTCAATGTCTTTGCTGTCGGCTCAACTGCATCGATATCTACAATCGAATACGAACCCGCGCTCGTCGCCGATTTTCAGGATCAACTGGAAAAATTCGCCTCCCGGGCTATGCATACCCGCCATTCCCAGACCTGGGGAGATGACAACGGCTATTCCCATATCCGGGCAACCTTCATGGGCCCCGGTATAACCGCACCGGTGCATGAAGGCTCTGTCGTTTTGGGCACCTGGCAACAGATTGTGGTTATCGACCACGACAATCATCCCCGCTCGAGGAAAGTTTTTGTGCAGGTGATGGGAGAGTGAGGGGTTAGAGGATATATGACTTTCGAATACTCGGCGCCCACAACCCCTCGGAAGAAGTCGTTTATCTTTTATGAGGCGTAAGAGGCTCAGAGTTCGGAAGAGAAAAAAAATTGCAATTTCATATTTTTATTGTATTTATTGAACATATTAATTATTTATAAAGATTCGGGACCGGATTTTTATCGAATTTTTTATTATTTAATCTTTTTCAGGAGGTTTTTTCATGCTTCTCAAGAAAACCGGTGCGGCGGGGATACTGCTTATGGTTATCGCCAGCCTTGCCGTTGCTCAGAATGCCCGTCGTGATGCACTGGGCGGAACAACCGTTATCGGTGATATGGTCGATATCCTTACCAATCCCGCCGATGTCTGCGATTATGTGGATGCCGTGCAGGTTACCTACGATGGTTCGGTCGGCCCGGCAATCGTAGTAAAAGGAATTGGAGATTTACTACGGGTCGGATTGTGGTATGATGACCAGACTGTTGCAAATTCCAGAATACTCTCTGATTTTTCATCGCCATTGAGTCTTGATCCAATACCTCACCTCCTGCTCGGAATGGACTTTGAAGCAGTTCAACTTGGATTGGACCTGTACTGGGAGCGTGCTATTTTTAAATCCAAGGAAGAAGATACGCGTGATTTCGATAATGATGGAACGAATAGCAACCTAACGACAACTCATAAAAGCACATTAATGAATCCAGGTTTCAGATTTGGCATTAATCTTCCAGAGATGATGGATATGGATCTCTGGATTAAATCAAGTTTCCCTGGTTTTAAGTCTGATACCCTGCAAGAAATAAGCGGCGATTCGAGCTATACCTATGAAAAGACCATCAAATCAGAATTTCCCGCTCTTGATCTTGACGCTGGATGGGAAATAACTCTTCCGATATCCGTACATGATCTGTATATTGGATTCGAGGGTGGATTAGCGACGTTCGGGAAGACCGTCACCTCAGAAACGAACCTTGATGATACCACAACCGGTTCAAATCATTTTGTAGCCGATATTGGTGCTTATACCGGTATTACACGGGAAATAATCGAACATGAAGTATTAACCGGCATTATGATAGCGGGAGGGATAGTTTTTGACCGGGATGCTCCGGATGAAATCACCTATACAAACAAGAAAACACTTGACAATACCCTCTACCTATTAATTGCCGGTGGAGTCGAAAAAGAATGGAGCACCCTTAAGCGTCTTGATGCCATTCAGGCCCGCTGTGGTTTACTCTATGGAGTTTTAGAGCAAATCGAGCATGAGAGTGGAGATTCAGCTTCCAATGAATACAAGCTCAGAGTCAAAAACACTGCTGTTAGAAGCGGTTTGGATGCTTATCTTGGTATGGGCGTAACCAAAAGTGTTTTCCAGTTCGACCTTCAGATTGCTCCCGCTGCAATTCTCAATGCATTCAAGCTTGTTCAGGGGACCTATAATTCCGGCGGTAATGATTTTGTAAAAGCCACAGTTACTGTAGATTTTGGCGGCGGATCTTATGGTGGTGCAAGCGACTTTTCAAGTAGCACACCGAGTTACGATACCTCGACTGAAACATCAACCGAAGCCGGAGGGACGACCGATACCGATGAAGGCTTTGATTTTTAAGGGCCCCGGCCAACCACTGAAACTTGAGAATATCGATAAACCGGAACCTGCCTTCGGGCAGGTTCTTTTGTTTGTGCATGCCTGTGCGGTCTGCCGCACCGATCTTCATATTGTTGACGGTGAACTGCCGAACCCCATAATCCCCCTGATTCCCGGCCATGAAATTATCGGCACGGTTACTGCCGTTGGAGAAGGTGTTACTCACTTATCTGTTGGTGATCGCGTTGGCGTTCCCTGGCTGGGGTGGTCGTGCGGGAAATGCCGTTACTGTACAAGTGGGAGGGAAAACCTTTGTCCTTATGCAAAATTTACCGGCTATACGCTCAACGGCGGGTACGCCGAATATGCGGTTGCCGATGAACGGTTCTGTTTTCCGATTCCCCACAGTTACGATAGTCTTCATGCGGCCCCACTGCTCTGTGCCGGCTTGATCGGCTATCGATCGCTCCGGATGGCCGGCGAGGCAAAACGGGTGGGGTTTTTCGGTTTCGGTGCTGCCGCTCATATTCTGATCCAGATCACTCGTCATCAAAACAGAGAGGTCTTCGCCTTTACCCGACCGGGAGACATTTCAGCGCAGGACTTTGCAAAAAAGCTGGGCGCTGTCTGGACCGGCGGTTCCGATGAGCTACCACCGGCCGAACTCGACGCTGCCATTATTTTCGCCCCCGCAGGCGTTCTGGTACCGGCGGCATTAAAAACTATTGCGCCGGGCGGAACAGTAATCTGTGCCGGGATTCACATGAGCGATTTCCCCTCATTTCCCTATCGCCTCCTCTGGGAGGAGCGCTCCATCAAATCGGTCGCCAATCTTACCCGCAAAGACGGTGAAGAATTCTTCGATATCGCCGCTCAATTTCCGATCACGACCGAAATTACTCCCTACCCTCTTGAAAATGGCAACGATGCCCTCAATGACCTGCGGAGTGGGAAAATTAATGGGGCAGGGGTGCTGAATATCAACTCGCGATGACACGTTTTATTTCATTTTCCTGCCTGATCCCCCCGATTGAAATTCAATGTAATTCTGTGTATTCCATGGAAATTTCTTCAGCAAGAATTTTATTTTTAGGGTATGCCTCCTTCGTCACCTCAATACATTTCTGCATCCCGGCGCAACGATCTGCCTCGTTTTTTTTTCAGGGATTTTTTTTCGGCCCTTGAAAAGGGGGAGATCTCCTACGACGGAGGCTATGGAAAGTCCTATACCGTCTCCCTGAAACCCGAGCATGTTCTCGGTTACATATTCTGGTCAAAAAATTTCGGTTATTTTATTGAACACCCATCATTCAACGATCTCCTTAAGCATAACAATGTGATTTTTCACTTTACGATTAACGATACGCCGATCCTGGAATCGAATATACCACCACTACACAAACGGCTGGAAATACTCAAACGGCTGGTCGACTCGGTCGGTCCCGAACGGGTTCTCTGGAGATACGACCCTGTTTGTAAATATCGAGATTCTTCCGGTAAAATTAGAACAAATGAAACCCCCTTTTATTCCATAATCAAACAGGTTGCCAAAACAGGGATATCGCGCTGCTATTTCTCGTTTATGACTCTCTATAAAAAGGTCCACAGCCGCGGTATTGTTTTTGAACAATTCACAAGTTCGGAAAAAGAAAATATTGCGCATATTATGCTGCAGGCTGCTGCCGGCGAAGGCATGAATCTTTACAATTGCTGCAATGAAGACATACTCAACCTGGTTCCGGGTATCAAGCAGGCCCATTGTGTCGACAATGAGCTGTTGAAATCAACCGACCGGTTTGGGGTGCATAAAGCCCCGAAGAAAAAGCCGACCCGCAATGGATGCGGCTGTTATCAAAGCAGAGATATCGGCTCATACAGGCCTGCCTGTGCCCACGGATGCCTCTACTGCTACGCCAATCCTCAGCGCTAAATTGACGATATGTCAAAAGCAAACGTTGGATTAAGCGCTTTGATTTCTTCTGCCTTTTCTACAAGAAGCTCTTTATTTTTATCCGTTCTCTCTTTCTTATAGGCAGAAAAAAGTTTCAGGAAATCATCAATGATGCTCTTGTACTTTTCATTAGTAACCATATCCCACACCTCTTTGGATAAGTGAAACAAACTACCTTTAGATATATGCTCGATAAAATCGAAATAATCTCCGGCGACTTTACGGAGTATCTTTACGAGTTGATCCATATGATCAGCCATATAGTAGTATGTATCTACCAGAATCGCCCTGGAATTCTGCAAATGAGTCAGCGCACCTGCCGCCAGTTTATAATAGAGGGCGATTCTGCCCGATTCATCTCTGTCGGCGAAAACTTTATGGTAGTATGAACCCTCATGCTCATATCCCAGAAATACACTGATCGACATCAGGCCAAAATCGGCATTATCCCTATAGACGACAAACTCGTTTCTTGTGCCGGGATTTTTTTCCAGATATCGGCGAATATCAACATCATAGGGGGAAATATATGGTTTACTTGTTAAAACCCCGTCAGGCTGAGTCATGGATTCCAAAAGACCGGCGATATAAACATTAATGGCTTCATCGTTTTCACCATTACATCCGGTTTCGAGATTGAGATCAATTCGTGCCCTGAGAATATTGTCCAGAAAGAAAAAGCCCCGCTTTTCTTCATCGTTATGCTCAAGATCAAAAAAATGTGCCGAATCATCCATAGGGTGCCTCCTTATATATTACGTTTATCGGCAGAATTTAAGCGCTTTATTAGTCTTTTTTCTCCTGCCACATAAATAGTATATCATATATATGCTTTATTATCAACATGTTATAAATGTCCCCGACATATAATAACATACATTTATTTAACGCTTAAAATGATTTTAATATTCTATTGAGATAGCGATTCGACCGGACAAATATGGGATTGGAGGAATCAAACCGGTAAGAACCGAAAAATCAAATCTTGTAATAAAAGCCGGCGCCGGATACTGGAAAGCATCAAAAAAAGATGAATATGATTCTCCCGACAGAGAAGACTATGAACATTCAGTCTGGAATATTTCAATTACCGGAGGCCTGGGAATCGAGCATTTCTTTACCGATCATTTCGCGGTCTATGCAGGATTCTTAAATGGCTGGGGAGTCTTTAATTCGGAGGATTCCGATTTGGATTATGCTTCCTTTACCAGTTTAGGAAACCAGTTTGCCGAATTCACGTTAATGTTTTATCTTTAAACATCCGTAAAATAAATTCTATTATTATGCCTCAGCTGGACAACAAATCCGCTGAGGCATTTTTCAATGGCTAATTGACATACAAAGGGGACAAATTAACTTAATCAAATATCATCTTCTTCATCATCACCCTCATCATCCCGACCCATGCCTTCCTCATCGATAATCAAGCGGGTAAATACCGGATTTGAGTAGGCGAATGAATAGGCATTTGTTTCCATATCAAAAGCGGTAACTTCGACCCGGTAGTAACAATCGGTAGCCAGGGCATGATCCACAAGTTCTGTTGAAAATGAAGGCTGGTAGGGAGTGATGGTTTCAAAAAATTCTCCATTTTTGATAATGTCGATCTTTACAATAATGC
It includes:
- a CDS encoding zinc-binding alcohol dehydrogenase family protein encodes the protein MKALIFKGPGQPLKLENIDKPEPAFGQVLLFVHACAVCRTDLHIVDGELPNPIIPLIPGHEIIGTVTAVGEGVTHLSVGDRVGVPWLGWSCGKCRYCTSGRENLCPYAKFTGYTLNGGYAEYAVADERFCFPIPHSYDSLHAAPLLCAGLIGYRSLRMAGEAKRVGFFGFGAAAHILIQITRHQNREVFAFTRPGDISAQDFAKKLGAVWTGGSDELPPAELDAAIIFAPAGVLVPAALKTIAPGGTVICAGIHMSDFPSFPYRLLWEERSIKSVANLTRKDGEEFFDIAAQFPITTEITPYPLENGNDALNDLRSGKINGAGVLNINSR
- a CDS encoding YjbQ family protein, with product MVFGKSISFQTKGDSDIRNITSEIEDIVRESSITEGLVNVFAVGSTASISTIEYEPALVADFQDQLEKFASRAMHTRHSQTWGDDNGYSHIRATFMGPGITAPVHEGSVVLGTWQQIVVIDHDNHPRSRKVFVQVMGE
- a CDS encoding DUF1848 family protein, producing the protein MPPSSPQYISASRRNDLPRFFFRDFFSALEKGEISYDGGYGKSYTVSLKPEHVLGYIFWSKNFGYFIEHPSFNDLLKHNNVIFHFTINDTPILESNIPPLHKRLEILKRLVDSVGPERVLWRYDPVCKYRDSSGKIRTNETPFYSIIKQVAKTGISRCYFSFMTLYKKVHSRGIVFEQFTSSEKENIAHIMLQAAAGEGMNLYNCCNEDILNLVPGIKQAHCVDNELLKSTDRFGVHKAPKKKPTRNGCGCYQSRDIGSYRPACAHGCLYCYANPQR